The following coding sequences are from one Salvia hispanica cultivar TCC Black 2014 chromosome 3, UniMelb_Shisp_WGS_1.0, whole genome shotgun sequence window:
- the LOC125209387 gene encoding GDSL esterase/lipase At1g71691-like — translation MMMKVGYLWISIIAASLALTANGGATDYTAMYVFGDSLLDAGNNKYFIDSIAKADFLPYGIDFSGGPTGRLCNGKILVDFIAEMVGLPLLPSYADVIAKGENILFGVNYASAGAGILRDTGYLFGRVIPFEEQINNLRKTVDELRGQLHENEVSKYLANALVFVDIGTNDYLNNYLLPTYYPSSHMYNLEQFADLLISLYTKHILEIQGLGLRKFLILEASPIGCLPILIHNMKCSATLNQVVAMFNTRLKSVVHDFKSNYPGSAFTYVPSSQLFQSLFDNAEAYGFKVKDKACCGGSAGSKGTKPVNTVPCLNRNEYLFWDFAHPTEAGNRILAALIHNATSF, via the exons aTGATGATGAAAGTTGGATATTTGTGGATTTCGATCATTGCTGCTTCTTTGGCATTGACAGCAAATGGTGGTGCTACAGATTACACAGCAATGTACGTATTTGGAGATTCACTATTGGATGCAggaaacaacaaatatttcattgaCAGTATAGCAAAAGCCGACTTCCTGCCTTATGGTATAGATTTTAGTGGAGGGCCCACTGGTAGACTCTGCAATGGCAAAATCCTCGTTGACTTCATTG CGGAGATGGTGGGACTTCCTCTTCTTCCATCATATGCAGATGTTATTGCCAAAGGAGAAAACATTCTATTTGGAGTAAATTATGCCTCAGCAGGTGCAGGAATTCTTCGGGACACAGGATATCTATTT GGGCGCGTTATCCCTTTCGAAGAACAGATTAACAACTTGAGGAAAACGGTGGATGAGCTAAGAGGGCAACTGCATGAGAATGAAGTGAGCAAGTATTTGGCAAATGCATTGGTTTTTGTGGATATTGGAACAAATGACTACCTCAACAACTACTTGCTACCTACATACTACCCAAGCAGCCACATGTACAATCTTGAGCAATTTGCTGATCTCCTTATATCCCTCTATACAAAGCATATATTG GAAATTCAAGGTTTAGGGCTGAGGAAGTTCTTGATATTAGAGGCCTCACCTATAGGTTGCTtacctattttaattcacaaCATGAAGTGTAGCGCCACATTAAATCAGGTGGTAGCAATGTTCAATACGCGCCTGAAATCTGTTGTGCATGACTTCAAGTCGAACTACCCTGGATCTGCATTCACTTACGTCCCATCGTCTCAACTGTTTCAAAGCTTGTTCGACAATGCTGAGGCCTACG GGTTCAAGGTGAAGGACAAAGCATGTTGTGGGGGCAGTGCTGGTTCAAAAGGAACAAAGCCTGTAAATACAGTACCATGTCTAAATAGAAATGAGTACTTGTTCTGGGATTTTGCTCACCCTACTGAGGCTGGCAACCGAATTCTTGCTGCCCTCATTCACAACGCTACCtccttttaa